The Prevotella melaninogenica nucleotide sequence GTTACTATGACCGCTTCGCTGGCGCACGTCAGAATGGTTTTGAGAATCAGACACGCTCTTATTCTCAGCCAGAGCGCTCTACATTCTCACAGCCTTCACCAAGCTCATTTGGTGGTGCAAGAGGTGGTGGTAGCTTCGGTGGCTCATATTCAGGCGGTGGAGGCAGCAGCTCTGGTGGCTCACGCAGTGCCTTCGGTAGTCATAGATAGTATTTGGGATAATGAATGTTTAATTAATAAAGAATATCAGAAATGAAGAGTAAATATATTTTCTTTGCTGTTTCGTTGTTTGCTGCTTTGTCAGCAAATGCACAGGAGACATACGAGAATGCTAAGTTAGCAGGAGAGGACTTGAATGGTACTGCACGCTACGTTGGTATGGGCGGAGCCATGGAAGCCTTGGGTGCTGATATTTCTACTATCGGTTCTAACCCAGCTGGTATCGGTTTGTTCCGTCACAGCAATGTTAGTCTCAGTGCTGGTCTTCTTATGCAATCAGATGGTAAGGAGTTCTCTAATGGTAAGAAGACTAATTTGAGTTTCGACCAGATTGGTGGTGTCTATACTACTCGTACTGGTCAGAAGTCTTTCCTTAACTTTGGTTTCAACTATCATAAGAGTAAGAACTTTGATTATATCCTTAATGCTGCAGGCTCTTTGAATGGAAGTTCACAGAATAAGCAGTCATATATTAAAGGTATACTTGGTGATGAGAACAATGGTGGATTCTATGTTGGTAAGAATAAAGATGGTCAGAATATTGGCTATGTAAATGCTACATCATCGAATGTTGCATACACTTGGAGTCAGATTGATAACCTTTATTGGAATTCATTGATTCCAAGTAGTGCTGGAGTTTTCAACTATGAGAAAGCTACTGGTTATACTTTAGATCGCGCGCATACTGGCTATATTGGTAACTATGACTTTGCTGTGAGTGGAAACCTCAATGACAGGGTTTATCTCGGTTTGACATTCGGTATGAAGGATGTTAATTATAAGGGATACAGTGAGTATCGTGAGAACTTTAATAATAATGGTGGTGTACTTGTTCGTGATGAAAGAAAGGTAACAGGTTCTGGATTTGATATCACAGCAGGTGTTATCGTTCGTCCAGTGGCTGAGTCTCCATTTAGAATTGGTGCATACGTGAAGTCTCCAACATGGTATGACTTGACAACATCGAATGTTACAGGGCTTGTTTACGCTCAGGGTACAACAAGTAAGGATTCTTACATTAGCAACTCATACGATTTCAAGATGTGGACACCATGGAAGTTTGGCTTCTCTCTTGGTCACACCGTTGGTAATTACCTCGCCTTGGGTGCTACATATGAATATGAGAACTATGCTAATATTAATAGCAGAGTTAACAATGGTGGCTATTATGATTATTACTATGATCAGTATTACGAGTCATCAATCCCTGACAAGAATATGAATGCACACACTAAGGAGGTTCTGAAGGGTGTTAGCACATTGAAGTTAGGTATTGAGTACAAGCCTGTAAGCAATGTTGCTTTGCGTATGGGTTATAATTATGTTGGTGCAAAGTATGCGAGTGATGGTCAGAAAGACCCAGGTCTTACTTCTTTAGGTACAGCGTATTCTTCAACAACAGACTACACAAACTGGGGCGAAATAAATCGCTTCACATTAGGTGTTGGTTATCAGGTTAAGAAGTTCAATATAGACTTGGCTTATCAGTATAGTGCACAGAAAGGTTCTTTTGCTCCATTCTCTAATGTAAGAGATGTTACTTACACATCTGGTACTACAAAAATAACGGAGTCTAACATTGCTTCAAACACTGATGTGAAGAATAACAGAAGTCAGTTACTCCTTACATTGGGTTATCGTTTCTAAGAAGAAACTTAGTAAATAATAAAAAGGTAAAAGAGTGCATTTTCTTTTACCTTTTTTGTTATTTTGTCAAAATAAATCCTCGTTAACATTTTTAATAACCATGAATAGCATTCTAATTAAGCCTTAATTGACTTGTTAAAGATGCTCTTTAAGGTGCTAACTAACGCCCTTTTGAAAGCTAATTAAGCACTTTTTCTCGTACTACTTTATAACGTATTGATAACTAAATAGTTATAAGAGTATTGAAAAATGCTTCTATTTCTTGTTTTTTAAACGGAAATATCTGTAAGTTGTGTAAATATATTTCATTACTGAAGATGTTTGGGTTTAAGATGGAATATGCTTATAATAAGCCGTGAGAAACCTCTAATAAACTATCGTATGTCGCCTATGGTTTCCTCTATTACTTATAAATGAGCACTTAGAGTGTTCCAACTTCTGATAGGATTTCAGCTACATCTTCAGGTGTGTTGAATAGGATTCCTTCTTCCAGTTCTTCATCTGATAACTGGTCAAGAAGTTCCTTGGCAGACGATTCATCAAAACGAGCCGTCCCCTTGGCGTTCGTTTTTGCAAGCAAAATACTGAGTATTTGCTGCCGGTATTCTTCGATTGACATTTTTGTACTATTTGGTTTGGTTGGTTGACGACGAAATGTTTGCTTATGTCCTTAATATAAAGTGTGGATGTTCTTCATCTCCATAATCGGGTTGATAGGTGAAACCATCAAGTTCAAAGTCAAGCAAATCATCGTATGATGTCAGCTGGTTGCGTATTATATAACTTGTCATCGCACCACGGCAGCTCTTGGCATAGACATTGATAGCTTTTAGCCGGCTGCCCTGATCCACCATAAAGAAGGGATGTATGACACGTGCTTCTTTCTTCAGCCGCTTCCAATCAAAGAGATGTTTGAACTCTTCTGCGGCAAGATATACAAGAATTCCGTCATCAGCTTTCAAGGTTTTAATGAGCATATCGGTAAGAAGTGGTCTCCAGTAATCAAATATATTCTTTCCTTCTGCTGACGGAAGTTTGGTCTTACCTTCCAGACGGTAGGGATGTATGAGGTCTAACGGTCGTAATAGTCCGTAAAGGAAACTTGGTATCCAGAGGTGTTTGTCCGCATAAAGAAAGTCATTCAGACTGTATTCCTCTGCTTTCAAGTACTTATAAGCCTGACCGTAATAGGCAAGAAGTGCCGGGAGATAAGCATCCTCGTTGAAGAAGTCTTGATAGCGAAGCTTGTTCTCCAATGCTATTTTATCATTACACTTTAATTCTTTTGCAAGATTTTCAACGGAGAGTTCTCCCAGCTCTAATGCCATCTGTCTCGCTTCCTTATGGAAACGAGGCAGGTGTGTATCTGGGGTTTGTACCTTTGTGGTACTTTTCATTATTTTTGCGGATGCTAATAGAATCTGCATTTGATTGGAAACTTAAGAGGTTAAGTATTTTAATTGAATTAAGACAATACTGTTATTCATGAAATATGTTTTGGAGTTTGAGGAGTTATGCTATTGCAAGAAGTTACTTTTTGAACAAAGATATATGAACATAACTCCTCCGAACTCTTAATATTTCAATCCCATATTATAAAGGATAAAGCCGTAGATGTCAGCCTGCTCTTCCAACTGCTTAGACAAAGGCTTACCACTTCCGTGGCCTGCCTTGGTATCAATGCGAATGAGTGTTGGTGTGTTGGCAGCATTGTCAGCCTGCAGGGTAGCTGCAAACTTAAAAGAGTGCGCAGGTACAACACGGTCGTCATGGTCGGCTGTTGTTACCAAAGTTGCTGGATACTTTGTGCCAGGACGAAGATTGTGGAGTGGAGAATAAGCGTGAAGATACTCAAACATCTCCTTTGAATCTTCGCTTGTTCCGTAGTCTGGAGCCCAGTTCCAACCAATAGTAAACTTATGATAGCGCAACATATCCATTACTCCTACCTGTGGAATACATACTTTAAAGAGGTCAGGACGCTGTGTCATGCAAGCTCCTATAAGTAAACCACCATTTGAACCGCCAACAATAGCGAGGTAGTCTTTACTTGTATACTTGTTTTCAATAAGCCACTCACCAGCTGCAATGAAGTCATCAAAAACATTCTGTTTCTGCATCTTCGTACCAGCTATGTGCCAATCCTCACCATACTCACTGCCACCTCGTAGGGATGCTTGAGCATAGATTCCACCATTTTCGATGAAAGGAATACGTACAGAAGAGAAGTAAGGGCTTAAAGCTATGTTGAAACCACCGTAAGCATAGAGGAATACTGGGTTCTTGCCATTGCGCTTCAAACCTTTTTTATAGGTGATAAAGAGAGGTATCTTTGTTCCGTCCTTACTTGGATAAAACACCTGTTCGCAGACATAATCAGACTCCTTGAACTTAACCTTTGGTGCAGCATACACCTTGCTGTTAGCTGTGGCGAGGTCATACTGATAGATGGTGGTTGGTACGGTGAAAGATGAGAAGGAGTAGAATACTTCCTTCCGGTCCTTTTCTCCATAGAAACTTGCGCTGCCCAATGTAGGAAGTATTATCTCAGAGAGTTGCTTTCCATCCATAGAATAAACGTAAGCATGGCTGGAAGCATCTTTCATATAGTTCAGAATCATCTTACCATCAGCAAAGGTAACACCTTCAAGCATGTCCTTAGACTCTGGTACAAGTGTTTTCCACTCATTGAAACCAGGGTGCTTAAGGTCAGTAACCATGAGTCGGTTCTTTGGTGCACCATCGTTTGTAAGGAAGTACATCTTGTCACCAATAGTTTCAACTAAACTATATTGCAAGTCAAGATTTGATGTCATCTGAATGAATTGGCTATTAGGCTGACGGAGATCACGTACGTAGACAATGTTACCTGAGCCTGCACCGCTCTCATATAGGAACATCATGGTTTCTTCTTCATTGACACTTACAGCATAGAAGCGCATTG carries:
- a CDS encoding prolyl oligopeptidase family serine peptidase, with protein sequence MKKQVLLTAALLSATSMMAQKLTYPQAPKDGTVDTYFGVQVADPYRPLENDSSKATAEWVAAENKVTQEYLSRIPFRAKLFNRMKELANYEKVSAPSYIKSIGKWLFYKNDGLQNQSVLYIMDRLGDEKNARVFLNPNQLSSDGTVAQKGIYFSHNGKYATYSISRSGSDWQEFYVMDVKTGKLLDDHITWAKFSGASWQGDGFYYSAYDAPQKGHEFSNVNSIQKIYYHKIGTPQSEDILFYQNPANPMRFYAVSVNEEETMMFLYESGAGSGNIVYVRDLRQPNSQFIQMTSNLDLQYSLVETIGDKMYFLTNDGAPKNRLMVTDLKHPGFNEWKTLVPESKDMLEGVTFADGKMILNYMKDASSHAYVYSMDGKQLSEIILPTLGSASFYGEKDRKEVFYSFSSFTVPTTIYQYDLATANSKVYAAPKVKFKESDYVCEQVFYPSKDGTKIPLFITYKKGLKRNGKNPVFLYAYGGFNIALSPYFSSVRIPFIENGGIYAQASLRGGSEYGEDWHIAGTKMQKQNVFDDFIAAGEWLIENKYTSKDYLAIVGGSNGGLLIGACMTQRPDLFKVCIPQVGVMDMLRYHKFTIGWNWAPDYGTSEDSKEMFEYLHAYSPLHNLRPGTKYPATLVTTADHDDRVVPAHSFKFAATLQADNAANTPTLIRIDTKAGHGSGKPLSKQLEEQADIYGFILYNMGLKY
- a CDS encoding hemin receptor, with the translated sequence MKSKYIFFAVSLFAALSANAQETYENAKLAGEDLNGTARYVGMGGAMEALGADISTIGSNPAGIGLFRHSNVSLSAGLLMQSDGKEFSNGKKTNLSFDQIGGVYTTRTGQKSFLNFGFNYHKSKNFDYILNAAGSLNGSSQNKQSYIKGILGDENNGGFYVGKNKDGQNIGYVNATSSNVAYTWSQIDNLYWNSLIPSSAGVFNYEKATGYTLDRAHTGYIGNYDFAVSGNLNDRVYLGLTFGMKDVNYKGYSEYRENFNNNGGVLVRDERKVTGSGFDITAGVIVRPVAESPFRIGAYVKSPTWYDLTTSNVTGLVYAQGTTSKDSYISNSYDFKMWTPWKFGFSLGHTVGNYLALGATYEYENYANINSRVNNGGYYDYYYDQYYESSIPDKNMNAHTKEVLKGVSTLKLGIEYKPVSNVALRMGYNYVGAKYASDGQKDPGLTSLGTAYSSTTDYTNWGEINRFTLGVGYQVKKFNIDLAYQYSAQKGSFAPFSNVRDVTYTSGTTKITESNIASNTDVKNNRSQLLLTLGYRF
- a CDS encoding YaaA family protein, whose translation is MQILLASAKIMKSTTKVQTPDTHLPRFHKEARQMALELGELSVENLAKELKCNDKIALENKLRYQDFFNEDAYLPALLAYYGQAYKYLKAEEYSLNDFLYADKHLWIPSFLYGLLRPLDLIHPYRLEGKTKLPSAEGKNIFDYWRPLLTDMLIKTLKADDGILVYLAAEEFKHLFDWKRLKKEARVIHPFFMVDQGSRLKAINVYAKSCRGAMTSYIIRNQLTSYDDLLDFELDGFTYQPDYGDEEHPHFILRT